In one window of Epinephelus fuscoguttatus linkage group LG20, E.fuscoguttatus.final_Chr_v1 DNA:
- the LOC125880925 gene encoding ras-related protein Rab-37-like, translating to MERMESMEPITAHYTTAYPEIHPDSGYESRETTDSQAKTPPAPTYDEELVHKTILVGDSGVGKTSLLVQFDQGKFIPGSFSATVGIGFTNKVVTVDDVQVKLQIWDTAGQERFRSVTHAYYRDAHALLLLYDITNKTSFDNIRAWLTEIHEYAQSDVVIMLLGNKADMSSERAIRRDEGERLAREYSVPFMETSAKTGVNVELAFTAVSKELKHRAVQLPNEPKFQIHEYIEAQKEKSGCCSYF from the exons ATGGAGCGGATGGAGTCGATGGAGCCGATCACGGCGCACTACACCACGGCTTACCCGGAGATTCATCCCGATAGTGGGTACGAATCCAGAGAGACCACTGACAGCCAGGCGAAGACCCCACCAGCTCCGACATATGATGAGGAATTAGTGCACAAG ACAATCCTGGTCGGGGACAGTGGAGTGGGAAAGACGTCTCTGTTGGTGCAGTTCGATCAGGGAAAGTTCATCCCCGGCTCATTCTCTGCTACAGTGGGCATTGGATTCACG AACAAAGTGGTCACTGTTGATGATGTACAGGTCAAACTACAG ATTTGGGACACAGCAGGACAGGAACGGTTCAGAAGTGTGACACATGCATATTACAGAGACGCACACG CTCTGCTCCTTCTATACGACATCACCAACAAAACCTCCTTTGATAACATAAGG GCATGGTTAACAGAGATCCATGAGTATGCACAGAGCGATGTAGTCATCATGTTGCTGGGCAACAAG GCTGACATGAGCAGTGAAAGAGCAATCAGGAGAGATGAAGGAGAGAGGCTGGCCAGA GAGTATTCAGTTCCTTTCATGGAGACAAGTGCCAAGACAGGAGTCAACGTAGAGCTGGCCTTCACTGCTGTGTCCAA GGAGCTGAAGCATCGGGCCGTCCAACTTCCCAATGAACCCAAGTTCCAGATTCACGAATACATCGAAGCACAGAAAGAGAAGTCAGGCTGCTGCAGCTACTTTTAA